In Pseudoalteromonas nigrifaciens, the sequence GCAAGGCCAAAGAAAAATCAGAAGTAGACACAAATAAACCGATTAAAAAATAACAATATTTGTCAGTTTACCATAAAAATAAAAAAGCCCACTCATTGCTGAGCGGGCTAAACGGTATAAGTACAATTACTAAAATTTCTGCAATTTTTATTGTTGTCTTTATACCTTGGGAAGAGAGCACCTCAAGAAGAATATCTTAAGAAAAACACCTTGAGAAATAATTCCAATTCAAAACTGTATACAAGCTATTTATTTTACTTGCTGCCAAGCCATAGCCCAGCTTTTACCCACACCGGGTTCAAACATGGCACTTTGCTCACCATTAACACGGCAATATTCACTAAATGGCCATGCTTTACACTGATAAATATGCCCTGTTTTGGGCTGCAATACTTTTATGCCCGCATTATAGTTATCGCCACCAGCGGGATAAACGCTATCGTATTCTGCGCTATTTTCTATTACCGACACATTGCGTTTAGTCAAACAATTAAAACTAACATCCGCTTTACAAATACCGCTTGATTCTAGTGCAAATATTTGATTATAACGATAAGCAACTACTAGCCCTGTATCGGTCATGCGCCCTGCGCTAACTAAGGGAACATGCACATTAATATATTCTGCTATTAGGCGCGGCCACGCATTAGGCCCTCCCTGCTCAGATACCGTCACTTCATAACTAAATGATAAATCGACTAGCTCTCGTTGCATGTCATAAAAGGTTACTACTACAGAATCGCCAATAGATAATTGGACATCCTGATTTAAGCAACCTATTGGTGTCCATTTTCCACAGACCAATGACGTATGCATAAACACAGCAACACCTTAAAATCCAAACCTTGCATTGGTAATACACAAATACACAGCCAAGACATTTAGAGCAATAAACAAACAAATGTAAACTAAATATTAGCTCAGTTTATTAATAAGATGAAGATTATAATTCGCAAGCTTGCAACAATCAAACAAAAGAATGTAACCAGAATTTAAATCTAATACTTAAGCTCTATATAAAACAAAAAAGCCAACCTAATTCGGTTGGCTTTTTACTTTGCTGCTTACTAACAATGCTATTTTAAATTGTAGCTTTAGTGGTTTTTTTACTAAACGGGCGTTTAAATAACGCGCCTATATCCGTTAAAATAATATATAAACACGGTACTAAAATCAGTGTTATTAAAGTAGCAAACATGACAGCAAAGCCCAGCGCCACTGCCATTGGGGTAACAAATTTAGCTTGTAGGCTGGTTTCAAACATAATAGGTAATACCCCTGCAAAGGTAGTAATTGAGGTGAGTAATATAGCTCTAAAACGCGCACAGCCTGCCTCAATAACGGCATCTTTAATACTTACGCCGTTACGGCGCACTTGGTTTACATAATCGGTCATAACTAGGGAGTCGTTTATTACTACCCCTGCGGCGGCTATTAAACCAAAGCCCGACATTAAACTAATATCTAAACCAAACCAATAATGCCCCCAAATAGCCCCCGTTAAGCTAAACGGAATAACCGACATAACAATAAGCGGTTGCGAGTAACTTTTTAATGGCACGGCCAGTAAAATATAAACGAGGATCATGCCGCCAATAAAAAACATCATTTGCTCACTTGCTTGCGCTTGTTGCTCCTCTATTGCGCCACCAAGCTCAGATTTAACTGTAGGGAACTCATCTTTAAGCTGCGGTAATAAGTTCTCTTTAACTTGTTTAACTACTTCGCCTGGCTCTATTTGTTCTTCGTCGATGTTGCCATATACATAAACTGTACGATAGCCTCCTTCACGGCGAATATAACTAATGCCTGGTGTTTCGGTTAGCTCAACTACATCACCGAGTAATACCTCACGCCCTTGTGGTGTGGTGATCACTGCATGTTTAAGTGATGAAAATGCTTCGCGAGTAAGCTTAGGGTAACGAACCATTACACGTACTTCTTCGCCGTTTCTGATCACGCGCTGCGCTTCACCACCATAAAAGCTAGCACCTACTTGGGTGGCAACACTCGAAAGATCTAAACCTAAGTCGTAAGCAACCGGTTTTAAGCTCATTTGCACTTCTTTACTAGCAGGATCAATGGTCGAGCTAATATCAAACAAACCTTTTTGTTGCTGCAGTAATTGAATAAAACGACGCCCTGCACTATTTAGCGTGTCTATGTCTGAGCCATACAATAAATAGCCAAACTCACCATTACCGTTGGCACCGCCGCCGCCAGCATCATCTTGAATAGTTAACGACTTAACGCCAGCTATGGTTGGCATAGCCTCACGCCAACGACGCGATAACTCAAAGGCGTTATACGGACGCAAGTCTTCATCAACTAATGGCGCTAATAACTGTGACTCTGTTCTACCTTGGTTAAATACCAAGATATCGCGGATCATTTTTTTACCAAATTCACGCTCGGTTGCTTCATCAACTTGCAGCACCATAGCTTCAATGTCGCGAATAGCTGCAATGGTTTGTATGTCTGAAACATTGTCATTCATTTCTACGCGTATTTGTGGAAAGTCGTGCGGTACTTTAGGGGTGGGTACAGTACGTACTTTGTTTGAGGTAATTAACCCAACGCTAAGAATAAGCATTGCTATAAATGCAAACATCACCGTCCAGCGCCATTCTACGCAGCGCACTATAAAACGTTTATACGGGCCATTTACAAAGCCAAAAAAACGGGTATTAAAGCGATCGCGCCAACTGCCTTTTTTAATAGGTGCAAAGTGCGTATGAGCAATATGCGCCGGTAAAATTAGTTTTGATTCAACCAAACTAAATACTAAGCACAGCATTACCACTACCGCTATACCGTAAAAAAACGCGCTTTCTGGGCCGCTCGATAAGGTAAATGGTGCAAACACTGCAATTGTGGTTAATACGCCAAAGGTCGCAGGCGTTGCAACACGATTAGCGCCGCGCACTACGCTTTCAACGCCACCACCACTTCTTTCTATTTCGGTGTAGGCGCTCTCTCCTATGACTATGGCGTCGTCCACCACTATTCCCAGCACCATAATAAACGCAAACAACGAAATAATATTAATACTAATACCAAATACCGGCATCATCATCATTGCACCTAAAAAGCACACTGGCAGCCCTAGCATTACCCACAGCGCCAGTTTAAAACGCAAAAATAACGACAACATAATTGCCACTAAAATAGCGCCCTGAAACAAGTTAGCTTTCATCATATCAAGGCGAGCATTTAGATAGTAAGTCATATCCATTAATGGCTCTAACCGTATACTGGGCGGCAGCTGATTATTTTTTTGTTCTATAAATGCTTTAACCGACTCAGCAACCGGGATCATGTTTTGCTCTTGGGTTGCTTTAACCGAAAGGTACACCGCATTTTGCCCATTAAACTTAAAGTAGCGCTCACCTTCAGTAAATTGGTCTTTAATTATGGCAATATCTTGCAATAATACTTTTGCGCCGTACTCGCCAATTTTTACCGGTATTTTTCGAAACTCTTCGCCGCTATAAAATTGATTTTCTACGCGTACCGAAATAACCCCCGAGTCAGTTTTTAGCTGCCCTGCCGAAAAGTTAGCTGAATATCTGCGTACTGCATTCATTACATCGCTTAAGGTTAAGTTATATTGGCGCAGCGTATCGGGTTCAATTTCAATGGCTATTTCATCAAGTGGCACATCGTTAACAACTAGCGATACATTAGAAAGCTGCAATAACTCACTCTCTATTTGGTTTGCAATTGGCTTAAGCTCGCTCAGTGGCAGGTCGGCTACTAAGGTCATGCCTATTACGTCTTGTCTAAACTCTACTTGGCTAATTGTTACCGGCTCCATACCGCCAGGAAACGTGGCTATACCATCTACGCGAAGTTTTACTTTATCGAGCACGTCGGTAAGTTTAACGTCAGTATTTATTTCTAAGCTCGCACGGCCACCATTACGAAACGCACGATACACGCCTTTTTTAATTTCGGTTACATCCTTAAGCGACTCTTCTATTTTTATGAGAATGCTTTCTTCTATTTCTTGTGGCGATGCACCTGGATAGTTAGCTTCAATATTAATGTAGTTAATTTCTACATTAGGAAACATTTGGCGCTGAATAGTAAAGTAACTAATAATCCCCATTACAATGATAAAAAACATCATTAAATTGGCAGCTACCGAATTCTTTGCAAAGTAGGCAATAATACCCGTTTGTTTTTGCTCTATTGGTTCATTCATATTTTGCTGCCTTACAACTGCTGAGTATTAGAGTTGCTTGTCTCTGAGCTTTCAGTTGCGCTGTTAGTACTAGTACCAGCCACTTTTACTTCCATGCCCTTTTGCGGATACTCTGGCAAGGTAACAACGAGTTTATCGTCTGCATTTAAACCGCTGTTAATATAAAAAAACTCACCTTCTTCTCTAATAACCGTTACTTTGCGCGGCTCAAGTTGCTGCTGCTCATTTACTATCCATACCGTTTGATTATTCACTAATGCTTGCGGTAAACGGTAAATGTTACTGAGCATAGCGCCTGCAAAACTTACCTGTACGTAGCTGCCAAATTTAATTGCTGGTTGTTTGCTTTTTAAACCGTAAGGGTCGTCAATTCGCACCACTAAACTACTCATGCGGGTAGCACTATCTACAATACCTAAATCGCGGTCTATTACTGCTTCACGAGTAAAGCTATTTAGTCCTTTTTGAATCACTGTTGCAGTAATACCTTTAATTCGCTCTGGTAAAAAAATACTATCAAAGCCGGCAATAGGAATGATCACCTCTGCGGTTTCTATGTTATTAAGTTCGGCCACTTGCGAACCCATAGATACAAACTGACCCACACCAATATTACGACTAATAACGAGCGCATCGTATGGCGCAGTTATTTCGCAATTTTCTAAGTCACGTTGCGCACGTTTTAAGGCAGCTTGCGCCGATTTAACCGACGCTTGTGCACTCAAAACTTGTGGTTTACGTAAAAATAAATCTGTACGGGCCTTACCAGGAAAGCGTGTTGCTTCGTCTGCTGCTACTTGCGCTTGTGCTTGTTCTTCAATTAAGCCTGCTTGTGCGCGTGCAAGCTCAGCTTCAGCCATTAAAACGGCTGCTTGGTAATTATCTTTTTCAATAGTAAATAGGGTTTCGCCACGGCCAACTACACCACCGGCAATAAAGTTAGGGTGCCAACTTAATACCTCACCCGACACCTGCGCCGACAATTGGGTATTTTCAAGCGGCTTTACTTCACCGTAACTATTAATAATAACCTGATGATTATTTGCCAAAGCACTTTCCACTTTAACGGTAGGGCGTGTATCTACTGGTTTTTTTTCTGCTGATTCTTCTGCAATAGCGTTAATTCCCATAAAGCTCACTATGCCAATGGCAAGTGCAACAAAAGGAAAAACCCATTTAAGTATTCTTGTTTGCATAACTTAATTACCTCAAAAACTCACTAACAACATAATAACAGAGCTTAACCAAATATTAACGACGCATTTGTAAGTAACTATTTCTAAAATAACTCTCAATTAATAAAAAGAATAACAACGCGGATTCAAATCTGAAGTGCATAACGTTTAGGCGGCTTTAGCCGCCAAGTGATCCTGCATCAATTTTGCAGGCGTTTCAAATCCAAGTGTCTTCCTCGGACGATTATTAAGTTGCTCAAGTACTGGTATAACTTGCGCTGGTGTTACCGCCTTAAAATCGGTGCTCTTCGGCCAATACTGACGTAGTAATCCATTCGTGTTTTCATTCAATCCGCGCTCCCATGAGTGATAAGGGTGAGCAAAATAAACAGGAACACTTAAAGCCTCTGTGATTTGCTCGTGATAAGCGAACTCTTTTCCATTGTCAGCCGTGATGCTATGAAGCGCTGACCTATATGGCCTTAATAGCTCTATCGTCGCCGTAGTGACGGCTTGTGCTGTTTTGCCTGCCACCTGAGTTGATACAGTGAATTGGGTAACCCGCTCTACAATGGTAACAAGGGCGCCTCGATGACCTTTACCTATGACGGTATCTATTTCCCAATCTCCGATACGACCTTTCTCATCAACTATTTGTGGGCGCTCTTCAATGCTAACGCGATTTTTTATTTGCCCTCGGTTTGTTTTACCATGACTGCGCTTGTGATATTTCTTACCGTGTCGGCGCAGATGTAGGTATAACTCACCACCTGCTTTTTTATCTTCCCAGATATACAGATAAATGCATTCATGGCTGACAGACAGTTCACTTTCTTTGCGTAACCATCCCGTTATTTGTTCAGGACTCCACTTCTCATTAAGCTTCTGGGTAATTAAAGCTATCATTTCAGGTGTCATCTTAAGCGGTTTTCTTACACTTCTTCGGCGAAACAAAGCCCGCTCATGAGCTTGTTTGTGTCTGTAACCTCGCTTACCTGTATTTCTAGAAAGCTCTCTTGAAAT encodes:
- a CDS encoding chitin-binding protein, which encodes MHTSLVCGKWTPIGCLNQDVQLSIGDSVVVTFYDMQRELVDLSFSYEVTVSEQGGPNAWPRLIAEYINVHVPLVSAGRMTDTGLVVAYRYNQIFALESSGICKADVSFNCLTKRNVSVIENSAEYDSVYPAGGDNYNAGIKVLQPKTGHIYQCKAWPFSEYCRVNGEQSAMFEPGVGKSWAMAWQQVK
- a CDS encoding efflux RND transporter permease subunit codes for the protein MNEPIEQKQTGIIAYFAKNSVAANLMMFFIIVMGIISYFTIQRQMFPNVEINYINIEANYPGASPQEIEESILIKIEESLKDVTEIKKGVYRAFRNGGRASLEINTDVKLTDVLDKVKLRVDGIATFPGGMEPVTISQVEFRQDVIGMTLVADLPLSELKPIANQIESELLQLSNVSLVVNDVPLDEIAIEIEPDTLRQYNLTLSDVMNAVRRYSANFSAGQLKTDSGVISVRVENQFYSGEEFRKIPVKIGEYGAKVLLQDIAIIKDQFTEGERYFKFNGQNAVYLSVKATQEQNMIPVAESVKAFIEQKNNQLPPSIRLEPLMDMTYYLNARLDMMKANLFQGAILVAIMLSLFLRFKLALWVMLGLPVCFLGAMMMMPVFGISINIISLFAFIMVLGIVVDDAIVIGESAYTEIERSGGGVESVVRGANRVATPATFGVLTTIAVFAPFTLSSGPESAFFYGIAVVVMLCLVFSLVESKLILPAHIAHTHFAPIKKGSWRDRFNTRFFGFVNGPYKRFIVRCVEWRWTVMFAFIAMLILSVGLITSNKVRTVPTPKVPHDFPQIRVEMNDNVSDIQTIAAIRDIEAMVLQVDEATEREFGKKMIRDILVFNQGRTESQLLAPLVDEDLRPYNAFELSRRWREAMPTIAGVKSLTIQDDAGGGGANGNGEFGYLLYGSDIDTLNSAGRRFIQLLQQQKGLFDISSTIDPASKEVQMSLKPVAYDLGLDLSSVATQVGASFYGGEAQRVIRNGEEVRVMVRYPKLTREAFSSLKHAVITTPQGREVLLGDVVELTETPGISYIRREGGYRTVYVYGNIDEEQIEPGEVVKQVKENLLPQLKDEFPTVKSELGGAIEEQQAQASEQMMFFIGGMILVYILLAVPLKSYSQPLIVMSVIPFSLTGAIWGHYWFGLDISLMSGFGLIAAAGVVINDSLVMTDYVNQVRRNGVSIKDAVIEAGCARFRAILLTSITTFAGVLPIMFETSLQAKFVTPMAVALGFAVMFATLITLILVPCLYIILTDIGALFKRPFSKKTTKATI
- a CDS encoding efflux RND transporter periplasmic adaptor subunit, encoding MQTRILKWVFPFVALAIGIVSFMGINAIAEESAEKKPVDTRPTVKVESALANNHQVIINSYGEVKPLENTQLSAQVSGEVLSWHPNFIAGGVVGRGETLFTIEKDNYQAAVLMAEAELARAQAGLIEEQAQAQVAADEATRFPGKARTDLFLRKPQVLSAQASVKSAQAALKRAQRDLENCEITAPYDALVISRNIGVGQFVSMGSQVAELNNIETAEVIIPIAGFDSIFLPERIKGITATVIQKGLNSFTREAVIDRDLGIVDSATRMSSLVVRIDDPYGLKSKQPAIKFGSYVQVSFAGAMLSNIYRLPQALVNNQTVWIVNEQQQLEPRKVTVIREEGEFFYINSGLNADDKLVVTLPEYPQKGMEVKVAGTSTNSATESSETSNSNTQQL
- a CDS encoding IS30 family transposase, whose product is MRHYKQLTYAQRCQIAVLKKSGFTQQSIAELTNLSQSTISRELSRNTGKRGYRHKQAHERALFRRRSVRKPLKMTPEMIALITQKLNEKWSPEQITGWLRKESELSVSHECIYLYIWEDKKAGGELYLHLRRHGKKYHKRSHGKTNRGQIKNRVSIEERPQIVDEKGRIGDWEIDTVIGKGHRGALVTIVERVTQFTVSTQVAGKTAQAVTTATIELLRPYRSALHSITADNGKEFAYHEQITEALSVPVYFAHPYHSWERGLNENTNGLLRQYWPKSTDFKAVTPAQVIPVLEQLNNRPRKTLGFETPAKLMQDHLAAKAA